A stretch of the Ostrea edulis chromosome 9, xbOstEdul1.1, whole genome shotgun sequence genome encodes the following:
- the LOC125658566 gene encoding uncharacterized protein LOC125658566, which yields MEAVIVPEIAAPIEMCMKEVCKLPYIRNLKLAHRLAVNDKFEVQLLIGADYYWSFVEDNIRGNGPITVKSKLGYLLSGPINRKSTNQGASTATLHILSHRENVEYDLERFWKLETLGISTEENDESMDAKIKHYQENNIYFRDNKYYAILPWKNEYPELPTNENIAKKRTANVVKRLTREPKMLEIYGDIIRDQESRGFVEKVPTEEISTKKQIHYIPHHPVKKDSITTPIRIVYDCSCRQDGSSPSLNDCLSSDPPILIDLPGILTRFRAKKYGISTDIEKAFLQINLDENDKDVTRFFWLEDPRNPNNALIACRFRSVLFGATCSPFILSATLMKHVSDNPSETTDTIRRDIYVDNILTSVNTEDDARKFFHESRKLFLGLLGLQQHSSSRNSENRSSY from the coding sequence ATGGAAGCTGTTATTGTACCGGAAATAGCAGCTCCGATTGAAATGTGCATGAAGGAAGTTTGCAAGCTACCGTACATCAGGAATTTGAAGTTAGCACACCGTTTAGCTGTCAACGACAAATTCGAAGTTCAATTATTAATCGGCGCGGATTACTACTGGAGTTTTGTGGAAGACAATATACGCGGCAATGGCCCGATTACCGTCAAATCAAAGTTAGGATATCTTCTATCTGGACCTATAAACAGGAAATCTACAAACCAAGGAGCGTCAACGGCTACGTTGCATATCTTATCACATCGAGAAAATGTGGAATACGATTTGGAAAGGTTCTGGAAATTGGAGACGTTAGGCATATCGACAGAAGAAAACGACGAAAGTATGGATGCGAAAATTAAGCATTAtcaagaaaataatatatacttCCGGGACAATAAATATTATGCAATTTTACCATGGAAAAATGAATATCCGGAACTACCAACAAACGAGAACATTGCAAAAAAGAGAACAGCAAACGTTGTGAAGCGCCTAACGAGAGAGCCAAAAATGCTAGAAATATACGGAGATATCATTAGAGACCAAGAGAGTCGTGGTTTTGTGGAAAAAGTGCCTACAGAAGAAATTTCTACTAAAAAACAGATACATTATATTCCTCACCATCCAGTGAAAAAAGATTCCATCACAACGCCGATACGGATAGTTTATGACTGTAGTTGTAGACAAGATGGCTCATCACCAAGTCTGAATGATTGTCTATCATCTGACCCACCTATCCTGATCGATTTACCGGGAATTTTGACACGTTTTCGCGCAAAGAAATACGGAATTTCAACGGACATCGAAAAGGCGTTTCTTCAAATAAACCTGGACGAGAACGACAAAGATGTGACTAGATTTTTCTGGTTGGAAGATCCACGAAATCCAAACAATGCACTCATTGCGTGTAGATTTAGATCTGTTTTATTTGGAGCAACTTGTTCGCCATTCATATTGAGTGCAACATTGATGAAACACGTTTCAGATAATCCTTCGGAAACAACGGATACCATACGACGGGACATTTATGTTGACAACATACTAACAAGTGTTAACACAGAAGATGATGCTCGGAAATTTTTTCACGAATCGCGAAAATTGTTCTTGGGCCTCCTGGGCCTCCAACAGCACAGTTCTTCAAGAAACAGCGAAAACAGAAGCAGTTATTGA
- the LOC130050597 gene encoding uncharacterized protein LOC130050597 yields the protein WNCCLKLGATIFAFVFAFSFTGYTNLCHLPPELLCKILTFIPIPELYHSVSKLCKCISLLFESGLVWNSITYLNFFNEGMAELFSEEFLKLFKNCMYLTIDATLLQNCDVLGSFRKLKYLNIKGSKNRTICSDNIVKNLSKCKCMEKLFISSLPNLSEEGLVSLSKEIGGTLRYLQIRNGVEISPECFLDLMNNLNCIAAISVTPSGDREKWANALNEHVYNLWFGHEMLDFVPKRFLAHDRIFYAMPCMIDKIVSTCLFH from the coding sequence TGGAACTGCTGTTTAAAGTTGGGTGCAACAATTTTTGCTTTTGTATTTGCTTTTTCTTTTACAGGTTATACAAATTTGTGCCACTTGCCACCTGAATTACTGtgcaaaatattgacattcATTCCAATACCAGAATTGTACCATTCAGTGTCTAAACTTTGCAAATGTATTTCTTTGCTTTTTGAGAGTGGCCTTGTATGGAATTCAATAACATACCTTAATTTTTTCAATGAAGGAATGGCAGAGCTATTCAGTGAAGAAtttttgaaactttttaaaaactgtatGTATCTTACCATTGATGCAACCCTTTTGCAAAATTGTGATGTTTTGGGCAGCTTCAGGAAACTAAAATACTTGAATATTAAAGGGTCAAAAAATAGAACCATTTGCAGTGATAACATTGTTAAAAATTTGTCTAAGTGCAAATGTATGGAGAAACTCTTTATAAGTAGTTTACCAAACTTAAGTGAGGAAGGCCTAGTGTCATTATCTAAAGAGATTGGGGGCACTCTGAGGTATCTACAAATTCGAAATGGTGTAGAAATCAGTCCTGAATGTTTTTTGGATTTGATGAACAATCTAAATTGTATTGCGGCTATTAGTGTGACTCCCTCTGGAGATAGAGAAAAGTGGGCAAATGCTCTcaatgaacatgtttataacCTGTGGTTTGGACATGAAATGTTAGATTTTGTCCCCAAACGTTTTCTTGCACATGACAGAATATTTTATGCGATGCCCTGTATGATTGACAAAATTGTTTCTacttgtttatttcattga